The following proteins are co-located in the Psilocybe cubensis strain MGC-MH-2018 chromosome 5, whole genome shotgun sequence genome:
- a CDS encoding 25S rRNA (cytosine-C(5))-methyltransferase rcm1, whose translation MNFYFEAAKTLDRIDAKEGSIKGIIATLPEKDRKRTAALVIETLKFKAVLLEVIEKAKLMKEERKLTSKNLALILVHDLLLARGIQAGDGPLKQAVLRHKTRLHGEFQKIKIKRGATSNEQLAHNGDERAGLGTLEEAIQSLKSRGFELSDPFSSKKGFSKDAHVPNLLLFHPSTTFQTDPLYTSGKIILQDKASCFPALVLSPPATEESVVIDATAAPGNKTSHLSALMKNRGKLFAFERDRKRFTTLKMMLSKAGCSNALPINADFLTTDPQDPQFSNVTHIGSGIVNRLDHLIETEIENDADKEERLDKLAAFQLMMIKHAMRFPNVKKIVYSTCSIHATENERVVCNALESEEAVAGSFQLAPQTEVLPTWPRRGYPEEMTSSPDQASSLVRCLPGEDATNGFFVSCFIKVQDTTSKRKLDADDDVEEVLTQKAHKKKKKRRKTANKSE comes from the exons ATGAACTTCTACTTCGAAGCTGCTAAGACACTGGATCGCATCGATGCCAAAGAGGGCTCTATCAAGGGTATTATTGCAACTTTGCCTGAGAAAGATAGGAAGAGGACTGCCGCTCTCGTGATCGAGACGCTGAAAT TCAAGGCTGTTCTCCTTGAAGTCATCGAAAAGGCAAAGCTCATGAAAGAAGAGCGGAAATTGACCTCCAAAAATCTCGCTCTTATTCTTGTACATGATTTGCTTCTGGCCCGTGGCATACAAGCTGGTGACGGGCCCCTAAAGCAAGCTGTATTGCGACATAAGACGCGGCTGCATGGAGAGTTTCAGAAGATCAAGATCAAACGAGGCGCGACCTCGAATGAACAGCTCGCCCATAACGGAGATGAAAGAGCAG GGCTGGGCACTTTGGAagaagctattcaatccCTAAAATCTCGAGGCTTCGAACTTTCCGATCCTTTTTCATCCAA GAAAGGTTTCTCGAAAGATGCCCATGTACCAAATTTACTCTTATTTCATCCCAGCACTACATTTCAAACCGATCCTCTGTATACAAGCGGAAAAATCATCCTTCAGGATAAAGCATCGTGTTTTCCAGCACTTGTTCTATCGCCGCCGGCAACCGAAGAAAGTGTTGTGATCGACGCCACTGCAGCGCCGGGCAATAAAACATCACACTTGAGTGCCCTTATGAAAAACAGAGGGAAG TTGTTCGCTTTTGAAAGGGATCGAAAACGTTTCACAACCCTCAAAATGATGCTTTCTAAAGCTGGGTGTTCGAATGCTTTGCCGATCAACGCAGACTTCTTAACGACCGACCCTCAAGACCCTCAATTCTCCAATGTCACTCACAT TGGCTCTGGAATAGTCAATCGGTTGGACCACCTGATAGAAACAG AAATTGAGAACGACGCGGACAAAGAAGAACGTCTAGATAAATTAGCTGCTTTCCAGCTGATGATGATTAAGCACGCCATGAGGT TTCCaaatgtcaaaaaaatcgTGTACTCGACATGTAGCATCCACGCCACTGAGAATGAACGTGTCGTTTGCAATGCCCTCGAGTCTGAAGAGGCCGTCGCTGGATCATTCCAATTAGCTCCTCAAACTGAGGTGTTGCCCACATGGCCCAGAAGAGGGTACCCTGAAGAAATGACTTCTTCTCCAG ACCAAGCAAGTTCTCTCGTACGGTGTTTACCAGGGGAGGACGCCACCAATGGTTTTTTCGTATCTTGTTTTATTAAGGTTCAGGACACAACGAGCAAAAGGAAGCTTGATGCAGATGATGACGTCGAGGAAGTCTTAACACAAAAGGCGCataagaagaaaaagaaacgccGTAAAACGGCGAACAAGTCGGAATAG
- a CDS encoding Branchpoint-bridging protein: protein MWKPATRQITGTNDVPLGSRRRFGPAPVDDAPAPQLAQPSPSVYPRSHNQDESPGKRGRDESPVNGDPKVDPNAPRKRRSRWGDAKTEIPGLPTAISAAGVSQAQLDNYAIHLRLEEINRKLRLNDFIPPERERSASPPPTYDAHGRRTNTREVRYRKKLEDERIKLVDRAMKNDPNFRPPVEYHQQKRSQRPSDKVYIPVKEFPEINFFGLLVGPRGNSLKKMERESGAKISIRGKGSVKEGKARPDQYADDAEEDLHCLVLGDTEEKVAACVKMINKVIETAASTPEGQNDHKRNQLRELAALNGTLRDDENQICQNCGGVGHRKYDCPEQRNFTANIICRVCGSAGHMARDCTVNKDPNAQAVSINGPSQALSRTGFDSEYASLMAELGENAGPGDPGKTPWDAPSMGHDITAGGSNIPPWRRPESWIQPANNQQNQGFRPPQAYAGGYTGAPGGYGGAAGGQWAGYAAGGYQQPQDYANYAPYYQGQYAQ, encoded by the exons ATGTGGAAACCAGCCACCCGCCAAATAACTGGAACAAATGATG TTCCCCTCGGTTCTCGACGTCGGTTTGGCCCTGCACCCGTCGACGATGCGCCGGCTCCTCAGCTGGCTCAACCTTCCCCTTCAGTGTATCCTAGATCCCACAATCAGGATGAAAGTCCCGGAAAGCGGGGAAGAGACGAGTCGCCAGTAAACGGTGATCCTAAAG TTGACCCCAATGCTCCTCGAAAGCGGCGCAGTCGCTGGGGTGATGCCAAAACCGAAATTCCCGGCCTTCCCACTGCCATTTCTGCCGCTGGTGTATCTCAGGCACAGCTTGACAACTACGCCATCCATCTTCGATTGGAGGAAATCAATCGCAAACTTAGGTTGAATGACTTTATTCCGCCTGAGCGGGAAAG GTCAGCCTCCCCTCCCCCAACCTATGATGCCCATGGTCGAAGGACTAACACTCGCGAAGTCCGTTACCGCAAAAAgttggaagatgaacgtaTCAAGCTTGTTGACCGTGCTATGAAAAACGACCCCAACTTCCGCCCGCCTGTCGAGTATCACCAGCAAAAACGTTCGCAGCGCCCTTCTGACAAAGTTTATATCCCTGTCAAAGAGTTCCCAGAGATCAATTTCTTTGGTTTGCTTGTTGGACCTCGTGGTAATAgtttgaagaagatggaaCGTGAGAGTGGTGCCAAGATCAGCATTCGCGGGAAAGGCAGTgtgaaagaaggaaaggcCCGTCCTGACCAATATGCTGACGATGCAGAGGAAGATCTTCACTGTCTTGTCCTCGGTGACACCGAAGAGAAAGTCGCGGCTTGTGTCAAGATGATCAACAAGGTTATAGAAACT GCTGCCTCTACACCTGAAGGCCAGAATGATCACAAACGCAACCAGTTGCGAGAGCTAGCTGCCCTTAACGGCACTCTTCGCGATGATGAGAATCAAATTTGTCAAAATTGCGGTGGAGTTGGCCATCGCAAATACGATTGTCCTGAACAGCGAAACTTTACAGCTAACATCATTTGTCGTGTCTGCGGAAGTGCTGGCCATATGGCTCGTGATTGTACTGTCAACAAAGATCCTAACGCCCAGGCTGTTTCTATCAATGGACCCTCACAAGCTCTTAGCAGGACTGGATTTGATTCTGAATATGCCAGTTTGATGGCTGAATTAGGCGAAAACGCAGGACCTGGAGATCCCGGCAAGACACCTTGGGACGCCCCCAGCATGGGTCACGATATCACTGCTGGTGGTTCCAACATTCCCCCTTGGCGTAGACCAGAATCTTGGATTCAACCTGCTAACAATCAGCAAAATCAAGGTTTCCGCCCGCCTCAGGCATATGCAGGAGGGTATACCGGTGCTCCTGGAGGTTATGGGGGAGCGGCTGGTGGGCAGTGGGCTGGTTATGCGGCAGGTGGCTATCAGCAACCTCAAGATTACGCCAACTATGCCCCGTACTATCAAGGCCAATATGCTCAGTAA